GAATGACAGAGGCAGCCAAAGCTGCTATGCTGGTCCCTTTGGGGATAAATCGGCGGATGAGACCGTTATGGCGTTCATTCGTGCCTCTCTCAAAGGAAGAATAGGGATGAGCAAAGTATACGCTGGTGTTATGGCTCTTTAAAAATGCGTCCAGTTCGGCAAACTCCGACCCGTTATCGGCAGTGAACGTCTTAAACACTTTCGGAAAAAGGTCGCCAAATTGTTCTTCAACTTGCTTAAGAGCATCTATTACAGAAATGCTGGTTTTGGCGGCAAGGGGGATAATAATCTCCGCCCGCGTTTTACGCTCAGTCATTGTGAGTAGTACTCCGTCGCCAGAGCGTTTGCCTGCGACTGTATCGATTTCCCAATGTCCAAACTCCTCACGGCTGTTGATTTCTTCTGGCCGTTCGTCAATACTTGCCCCAAGGACGCGTTTGCGCTGTTTGGCGGTTCGTTTTCCTGGTCTGCGGCGAACCTTGAGCGGTAAATCGATGTTACGTATGCGCAGCAGCCCTTGATCGATATAGTTATAAAGGGTTTTGGTAGATACGATGACTTGCTGCTGCCACTCTTGGCATTGCCGGCAATAGCCGACAATAGCATCAGGAGACCACTTTTCTTCAAGCATCTTGGTTTCGGCAAACTCTAAAAACTCAGCTGCCTCAGCGACTTTAAATTGTTTAACACAGGCTGAGCGGTTCTTTTCGTATACTGCTTGTCCCGTTTCGGGGTAGTATGCCTCATATTCAGTAAGGTCGGAGCGTCGCTGCTTAACTGTACCCCGCTTAATTTCGCGTGAAATCGTACTTGGATGACGGCCAAGTTGCCGTGCTATATAGCGTATTGAGCGCTTCTCACCCAAAAGTGCTTTGATAATTCCGCGCTCATAGGCATTTAGGTGTTCAAAAGACCGTGCAGATGTGGTACACTGTTCTTGGACTTCCATGGCAGAACCCTCCTGTATGGTTTGGATTGAGTCCCCTCATCATACCGGAATTCTACGTGGGAGTCCTTTTTTCATCTTTTGCTGTTGCATTTCATTTTACAATGAACC
Above is a window of Sporolituus thermophilus DSM 23256 DNA encoding:
- a CDS encoding IS30 family transposase, whose product is MEVQEQCTTSARSFEHLNAYERGIIKALLGEKRSIRYIARQLGRHPSTISREIKRGTVKQRRSDLTEYEAYYPETGQAVYEKNRSACVKQFKVAEAAEFLEFAETKMLEEKWSPDAIVGYCRQCQEWQQQVIVSTKTLYNYIDQGLLRIRNIDLPLKVRRRPGKRTAKQRKRVLGASIDERPEEINSREEFGHWEIDTVAGKRSGDGVLLTMTERKTRAEIIIPLAAKTSISVIDALKQVEEQFGDLFPKVFKTFTADNGSEFAELDAFLKSHNTSVYFAHPYSSFERGTNERHNGLIRRFIPKGTSIAALAASVIQRIQNWCNHLPRKILGYKTPQQCFDEELAQIS